A genomic region of Pyrus communis chromosome 14, drPyrComm1.1, whole genome shotgun sequence contains the following coding sequences:
- the LOC137716190 gene encoding peter Pan-like protein isoform X1: MATLKNKKNVFVKSVLTKKQANMDHITGDKIPRRFVFSRCKLPGPLKQLQADLRKLVLPYTAFKLKEKRRNNLRDFFNVAGPMGVTHFLMLSKTPTAPYLRGADPN, encoded by the exons ATGGCTACCTTAAAAAAT aagaagaacgTGTTTGTGAAGTCAGTTTTGACGAAGAAGCAGGCTAATATGGACCATATCACAGGGGATAAAATCCCAAGGAGGTTTGTGTTTTCCAGATGCAAGTTGCCTGGTCCTCTGAAGCAGCTTCAAGCTGATTTGAGGAAACTGGTGCTTCCCTACACTGCCTTTAAGCTTAAG GAGAAGAGGCGGAACAATCTTAGAGACTTTTTTAATGTGGCTGGGCCTATGGGGGTTACACATTTCCTCATGTTGTCGAAAACTCCAACTGCGCCATACCTTAG GGGTGCAGATCCTAATTGA
- the LOC137714674 gene encoding DELLA protein RGL1-like, with protein MANAFFSFTAFDFGVLGSGGGLTPQLEEYEKEDQEFKGKLDHLVGIQELGLGEREKLSYLSKDQQHSKASYLMTDNFSFDTVCSEHDLQRSNSKSEKGRAHVSKDHDHRHYQQQNQHYQQQFKSNYFDLDNFTFDPSFPSTQPIQDAGNQLMYSQIGGSDIAETNKQMPHQSSLAALELLNCCAFKKLRADRLSNRCNEAEASSYSIRQKLSTEEIIRVAGARYVQFSNQGYGDFFMPLHPFGYALSGLSEEETKDVKLAHILLAAAEKVGYQQFERANRLLLHCEVDASFKVNNVQRVVFYFTEALRERIKKGTGNNMYKGNQMSTYSLGLGTNLSFFACCQDIPFIPVMQLPAIQVILENVALENKVHLIDLEIRSGVQWTGLMEVLAKREECHIELLTITAVGVTGKQKIEETGRRLASVAKALNLPFQFKAAIVADMEDVKDQLFDIEGDEAVVVYAPLILRTMISRPCCLENLMRVMRTLSPCVMVVIEVEANHNSPSFVNRFIDALFYYSAFFDSLETCMKQENNRVLIERLFHEGIRNIVVAEGSERVVRSVKMEVWRAFFERFRMVEINLSNVALFQASLVAKKYGSPACTLDRNGKCLTVGWKGILHKSGTLHELSITLCFLHNIL; from the exons ATGGCGAATGCATTCTTCTCCTTCACAGCCTTTGATTTTGGAGTCCTCGGCAGCGGTGGTGGTTTGACTCCCCAGCTTGAAGAATATGAGAAGGAAGATCAGGAGTTCAAAGGGAAGCTAGACCATTTGGTTGGGATACAAGAATTAGGGTTGGGAGAGAGGGAAAAATTATCTTATTTGTCCAAAGATCAACAACATTCCAAGGCAAGTTATTTGATGACGGATAATTTCAGTTTCGATACAGTTTGTTCCGAACATGATCTCCAACGATCCAATAGCAAGTCCGAGAAAGGACGAGCTCATGTTTCCAAAGATCACGACCACCGCCactaccaacaacaaaaccaacATTACCAACAACAATTCAAGTCAAATTACTTTGATTTGGATAATTTCACCTTTGACCCTTCCTTCCCATCCACGCAACCGATCCAGGATGCGGGGAATCAGCTCATGTACAGCCAAATCGGAGGATCAGACATTGCGGAAACCAACAAGCAAATGCCCCATCAGTCTTCCTTAGCTGCGTTGGAGCTCCTAAACTGTTG TGCGTTCAAGAAGTTGAGGGCAGACAGATTAAGCAACAGATGCAATGAAGCTGAAGCCTCCTCGTATTCGATCCGACAAAAACTGTCAACTGAGGAGATCATAAGGGTTGCCGGAGCAAGGTATGTGCAGTTCTCTAATCAAGGATATGGTGATTTTTTCATGCCTTTGCACCCATTTGGGTACGCGCTTTCAGGTCTATCTGAAGAAGAAACGAAAGATGTGAAGCTTGCTCACATCCTTTTAGCTGCAGCAGAGAAGGTAGGTTACCAACAATTCGAGCGCGCAAACCGCCTGCTTCTTCATTGCGAAGTTGAtgcctccttcaaggtcaacaATGTTCAGAGGGTTGTTTTCTATTTCACCGAGGCGCTTCGCGAGAGAATAAAAAAGGGAACGGGGAACAACATGTATAAGGGGAATCAGATGTCTACGTATAGTCTTGGACTAGGCACAAACCTTTCATTTTTTGCATGCTGCCAAGATATCCCCTTTATTCCAGTAATGCAGCTCCCAGCAATCCAAGTAATACTTGAAAACGTTGCCTTGGAAAACAAGGTTCATTTGATTGATCTCGAAATCAGAAGCGGAGTGCAATGGACAGGGCTGATGGAAGTGCTTGCAAAGCGTGAGGAGTGCCACATTGAGCTCCTTACAATAACCGCAGTGGGAGTGACAGGCAAGCAGAAGATCGAGGAGACAGGAAGGAGGCTGGCAAGCGTCGCAAAGGCCTTGAACTTACCCTTTCAATTCAAGGCAGCGATTGTGGCAGACATGGAAGATGTCAAGGACCAGTTGTTTGATATTGAGGGTGACGAAGCTGTGGTGGTTTACGCGCCTTTAATACTGAGGACAATGATTTCGAGGCCATGTTGCTTGGAAAATCTGATGAGGGTGATGAGAACTCTCAGCCCTTGTGTAATGGTGGTGATTGAGGTGGAGGCCAACCACAATTCACCGTCATTTGTGAACCGATTCATCGATGCGCTGTTTTATTACAGTGCATTTTTCGACAGCCTTGAGACTTGCATGAAGCAGGAGAACAACAGAGTGCTGATAGAGAGGCTGTTCCATGAGGGAATACGAAACATTGTGGTGGCGGAGGGGAGTGAAAGGGTTGTAAGAAGCGTGAAGATGGAGGTGTGGAGAGCCTTCTTTGAAAGGTTTAGAATGGTGGAAATCAACTTAAGTAATGTAGCTTTGTTCCAAGCTAGTTTGGTGGCTAAAAAGTATGGAAGCCCTGCTTGCACGCTTGATAGGAATGGGAAATGTCTTACTGTTGGGTGGAAGGGAATACTCCACAAAAGTGGAACTCTCCATGAACTGTCTATCACCTTATGTTTTTTAcacaatatattataa